GTAGCCATGGGAAACGCACCCTGCACGGAGGACCGGGGCCCACCTGTCCCGGGCATGGGACAAGGAGCCGCCATGAGCAATGGGGATATTTTCGTCGGCGAATTCATCGGTACAGCAGTCCTGATTCTGTTCGGCGCGGGCGTCTGCGCCGCCGTCACGCTCAACCACTCCAAGGCGAAGGCCGCCGGCTGGGTGGCCATCGCCTTCGGATGGGGCTTCGGTGTTCTCGCCGGGGCCTACACCGCGGCGCCGCTCTCGGGCGGACACCTCAATCCGGCCGTGACGATCGGCATCGCGATCGACACCGGCAAGTGGGACAAGGTCTGGGTCTATCTGCTGGGGCAGATGGTGGGCGCGATGCTGGGCGCCGTCCTGTGCTGGCTCACCTACTTCGCACAGTTCCAGGCCAACCGTGACACCGAGACCGCGCTTCCGACACTCGGCATCTTCTCCACCGCCCCGGAGATCCGTAACCCGGTGGCCAACATGATGACCGAGATCATCGCCACGATCGGGCTCGTGCTGCCTCTGCTGGCCCTCGGCGGCACCACGGGGCTCGCCGCGTCCGGCACGACGGTCCTGGTCGTCGCCCTCCTCGTGGTCGGCATCGGCCTCTCCCTCGGCGGGCCCACGGGTTACGCCATCAACCCGGCCCGTGACCTGGGGCCGCGCATCGTCCACGCCCTGCTGCCCATCCCCAACAAGGGCACCTCGGACTGGAGTTACGCATGGGTGCCGGTCGCCGGGCCACTGATCGGCGGGGCCCTCGCGGGGCTCATCTACAACGTCGCCTTCTGACCGCCCACCCACACGTCGTCCGACCAAGGGGACAGCCATGACGGACAAGTTCGTCGCAGCGATCGATCAGGGCACCACATCGAGCCGGTGCATCATCTTCAATCACGACGGGGCTATCGTCGCCGTCGACCAGCGCGAGCACCGCCAGATCTTCCCCAAGCCGGGCTGGGTGGAACACGACGCCACCGAGATCTGGTCGAAGGTCCAGGCCGTGGTCGCGGGGGCCCTCGCCAAGGCGGGGCTGCGCGCCGACCAGCTCAGCGCCCTCGGCATCACCAACCAGCGCGAGACGACGGTGCTCTGGGACCGGGCGACCGGAAAGCCCGTGCACAACGCCATCGTCTGGCAGGACACCCGTACCGCCGCGCTCTGCAACGAACTCGGCGCCTCCGACGGCCAGGACCGCTTCCGCGACCTCACCGGGCTGCCGCTCGCCAGCTACTTCTCCGGGCCCAAGGCTGCCTGGCTGCTGGACAACGTACCCGGGCTGCGCTCGCGCGCCGAGCGCGGCGAGATCGCGTTCGGCACCATCGACTCCTGGCTGATCTGGAACCTCACGGGCGGCACCGACGGCGGGGTTCATGTCACCGACGTCACCAACGCCTCGCGCACCATGCTGATGAACCTCGAGACGCTCCAGTGGGACGCCTCGATCCTCTCCGCGATGAACGTCCCCGAGGCGGTCCTCCCGGAGATCAAGTCCTCGGCGGAGGTGTACGGGACGGCCGTCGGCCAGCTCGCAGGTGTACCGGTGGCCTCCGCGCTGGGCGACCAGCAGGCCGCGATCTTCGGGCAGGCCTGCTACGACACGGGCACGGCGAAGAACACGTACGGCACAGGAAGCTTCCTGCTGCTCAACACCGGCAACCGGCCCGTGCCTTCGAAGAGCGGGCTGATCACCACCATGGGGTACAAGATCGGCGGCGAGGCGCCGGTCTACTGCCTTGAGGGGTCGATCGCGATCACCGGCGCCCTGGTGCAGTGGTTCCGCGACCAGCTCGGCATCATCCGTACGGCGGACGAGATCGAGACCCTCGCGGCGAGCGTCGACGACAACGGGGGCGCGTACATCGTGCCCGCCTTCTCCGGTCTCTTCGCGCCCTACTGGCGCTCGGACGCCCGCGGTGTCATCACCGGCCTCACCCGATACGTGACGAAGGGGCACCTGGCGCG
The sequence above is drawn from the Streptomyces sp. NBC_01465 genome and encodes:
- a CDS encoding MIP/aquaporin family protein; the encoded protein is MSNGDIFVGEFIGTAVLILFGAGVCAAVTLNHSKAKAAGWVAIAFGWGFGVLAGAYTAAPLSGGHLNPAVTIGIAIDTGKWDKVWVYLLGQMVGAMLGAVLCWLTYFAQFQANRDTETALPTLGIFSTAPEIRNPVANMMTEIIATIGLVLPLLALGGTTGLAASGTTVLVVALLVVGIGLSLGGPTGYAINPARDLGPRIVHALLPIPNKGTSDWSYAWVPVAGPLIGGALAGLIYNVAF
- the glpK gene encoding glycerol kinase GlpK, yielding MTDKFVAAIDQGTTSSRCIIFNHDGAIVAVDQREHRQIFPKPGWVEHDATEIWSKVQAVVAGALAKAGLRADQLSALGITNQRETTVLWDRATGKPVHNAIVWQDTRTAALCNELGASDGQDRFRDLTGLPLASYFSGPKAAWLLDNVPGLRSRAERGEIAFGTIDSWLIWNLTGGTDGGVHVTDVTNASRTMLMNLETLQWDASILSAMNVPEAVLPEIKSSAEVYGTAVGQLAGVPVASALGDQQAAIFGQACYDTGTAKNTYGTGSFLLLNTGNRPVPSKSGLITTMGYKIGGEAPVYCLEGSIAITGALVQWFRDQLGIIRTADEIETLAASVDDNGGAYIVPAFSGLFAPYWRSDARGVITGLTRYVTKGHLARAVLEATSWQTREVVDAMYQDSGVQITTLKVDGGMTANNLLMQHQADVLGVPVIRPKVSETTCLGAAYAAGLATGVWSDLDELKAHWQRDVEWTPHMEGSVREREYSNWRKAVERSFGWLEEDAQ